The following proteins come from a genomic window of Microbacterium sp. JZ31:
- a CDS encoding PfkB family carbohydrate kinase has protein sequence MRITVVGDILLDVDLSGTAEKLSPDAPVPVVAVSETVRRPGGAGLVAALLARDGADVRLVTVLAGDARADELRELLQRPRGAGGAVEIVAGPSGAPTPVKTRVRAAGHALVRLDDDCDAPPLPRATPEMLAAVEEAEAIVVADYGRGVTADPALREALERAAQRVPLVWDPHPRGTDPVPSTAVVTPNLSEALAAAGERGDGIAVAAAAATRLADRWRAKAVLVTLGERGALLATAGSIAPHVVPVTPVTAADPCGAGDRLSASLVVALASGASPAEAASQAVASAGRFLAASGVAALDAPNEAVPLGGASDALTTAAAVRARGGTVVATGGCFDLLHAGHARTLAAARALGDCLIVCLNSDDSVRDLKGPERPIMGEADRRDLLLALECVDAVLVFEESTPTEALRRIRPDIWVKGGDYAAENLPETAVIAEWGGRTVTVPYHPGRSTTRLAGALARVG, from the coding sequence ATGAGGATCACCGTGGTGGGAGACATCCTGCTCGACGTCGACCTCTCCGGCACCGCGGAGAAGCTGAGCCCGGATGCGCCGGTGCCCGTCGTCGCCGTCAGCGAGACGGTGCGTCGCCCCGGCGGCGCCGGACTGGTCGCGGCGCTCCTCGCGCGCGACGGCGCCGACGTGCGGCTCGTGACGGTGCTCGCCGGCGACGCGCGCGCGGACGAGCTGCGCGAGCTTCTGCAGCGCCCGCGCGGGGCGGGCGGCGCGGTCGAGATCGTCGCGGGTCCCTCCGGCGCCCCGACGCCCGTCAAGACCCGCGTGCGCGCGGCGGGTCACGCGCTCGTCCGCCTCGACGACGACTGCGACGCCCCGCCGCTTCCCCGGGCGACACCCGAGATGCTCGCCGCGGTCGAGGAGGCCGAGGCGATCGTCGTCGCGGACTACGGGCGCGGCGTCACCGCGGATCCCGCGCTGCGTGAGGCGCTGGAGCGCGCGGCGCAGCGGGTGCCGCTGGTGTGGGATCCGCACCCGCGCGGCACGGACCCCGTCCCGTCGACCGCGGTGGTCACCCCCAACCTCTCGGAGGCGCTCGCCGCCGCCGGTGAGCGCGGCGACGGCATCGCCGTCGCCGCGGCGGCCGCGACGCGCCTCGCCGACCGGTGGCGCGCGAAGGCCGTGCTCGTGACGCTCGGGGAGCGCGGCGCGCTGCTCGCCACGGCCGGATCGATCGCGCCCCACGTCGTGCCGGTCACGCCCGTGACGGCGGCGGACCCGTGCGGGGCGGGCGATCGCCTCAGCGCGTCGCTCGTCGTCGCGCTCGCCTCCGGCGCGTCGCCCGCCGAGGCCGCGTCGCAGGCCGTGGCATCCGCCGGGCGGTTCCTCGCCGCCAGCGGCGTGGCCGCTTTGGACGCGCCGAACGAAGCGGTGCCGCTGGGCGGCGCTTCCGACGCGCTGACGACGGCGGCTGCGGTGCGCGCCCGAGGCGGCACCGTCGTCGCGACGGGCGGGTGCTTCGACCTGCTGCACGCGGGGCACGCGCGGACCCTGGCCGCGGCGCGAGCCCTGGGCGACTGCCTGATCGTGTGCCTCAACAGCGACGACTCCGTGCGCGATCTCAAGGGACCGGAGCGTCCGATCATGGGCGAGGCCGACCGGCGGGACCTGCTTCTCGCTCTGGAGTGCGTCGACGCCGTCCTCGTGTTCGAGGAGAGCACGCCCACCGAGGCGCTGCGGCGGATCCGGCCGGACATCTGGGTGAAGGGCGGCGACTACGCCGCCGAGAACCTTCCCGAGACGGCCGTGATCGCCGAGTGGGGCGGCCGCACCGTCACGGTGCCCTATCACCCCGGTCGCTCGACCACCCGCCTGGCGGGCGCGCTCGCGCGCGTCGGCTGA
- a CDS encoding SDR family oxidoreductase, whose amino-acid sequence MTADRSLGNVIVTGGASGLGAAVARAVRDAGGRALVLDVDVSGAEVPDEAFTADVSDTRATEQLVSELAERYGGLDAVVTAAGVDRPAPLEGLSGDDWEWIVRVNLFGTAAVVRAALPALKASHGRVVTIASSLALKGVGDATAYCASKFGVLGFSRALAAETKGQLGVTTVFPAGMRTRFFDGRDEQYKPGPDAALIDPAHVADAIVFALRQPVGVEIRELVMCPEEEPSWP is encoded by the coding sequence ATGACCGCAGACCGCAGCCTCGGCAATGTCATCGTCACCGGTGGGGCGTCCGGCCTCGGAGCCGCCGTCGCCCGTGCCGTCCGCGACGCGGGAGGGCGAGCGCTCGTGCTCGACGTCGACGTCTCGGGGGCGGAGGTGCCGGACGAGGCCTTCACGGCCGACGTGTCCGACACCCGCGCGACGGAGCAGCTCGTGAGCGAGCTCGCCGAGCGCTACGGCGGCCTGGACGCCGTCGTGACGGCTGCCGGCGTCGACCGGCCCGCCCCGCTCGAGGGGCTGTCCGGCGACGACTGGGAGTGGATCGTCCGGGTCAACCTGTTCGGCACGGCGGCGGTGGTCAGGGCTGCGCTCCCCGCGCTGAAGGCCTCCCACGGTCGCGTCGTGACCATCGCGTCGTCGCTCGCGCTGAAGGGCGTGGGCGACGCCACCGCCTACTGCGCGTCGAAGTTCGGCGTGCTCGGCTTCTCCCGCGCGCTCGCGGCCGAGACCAAGGGACAACTCGGCGTCACCACCGTGTTCCCCGCGGGTATGCGCACCCGGTTCTTCGACGGCCGCGACGAGCAGTACAAGCCGGGTCCCGACGCCGCACTGATCGATCCCGCGCACGTCGCCGACGCGATCGTGTTCGCGCTGCGTCAGCCCGTGGGCGTCGAGATCCGCGAGCTCGTCATGTGCCCCGAGGAGGAGCCGTCGTGGCCATGA
- a CDS encoding glycosyltransferase family 9 protein has translation MTRRALVARLDSLGDVLLAGPAVRAVAAAPDVDEVWMLCSAIGAEAARHLPGVDRVLEWDCPWITATAPSATRERMRDLDRLLAEARPDVAVILTSFHQSPLPLALQLRLADVPRIVGASVDFAGSLLDVRLRPGEDFSEDLPEPERALAIAGAGGFALPDGDAGELRLTSAAPPPAEVAHIRDLVVVHPGASASARRWPAERHREAVRLLHERGWQVAVTGGPDERELTAYVAGDMALDLGGDTSLSALAGLLGHARVVVTGNTGPAHVAAAVGTPVVSLFSPVVPAARWAPYGVPHVLLGDQEAACRGTRARDCPVAGHPCLTSVAASDVVAACERLAGAPADGVADRRRAAEVPA, from the coding sequence ATGACGCGCCGGGCGCTCGTGGCGCGGCTCGACAGCCTCGGCGACGTGCTGCTCGCGGGACCCGCCGTGCGGGCCGTCGCGGCGGCGCCGGACGTCGACGAGGTCTGGATGCTCTGCAGCGCGATCGGCGCGGAGGCGGCGCGCCACCTGCCCGGTGTCGATCGCGTGCTCGAGTGGGACTGCCCGTGGATCACCGCGACGGCGCCGAGCGCGACGCGCGAGCGGATGCGCGACCTCGACCGGCTGCTGGCCGAGGCGCGGCCGGACGTCGCCGTGATCCTGACGTCGTTCCACCAGTCGCCGCTGCCGCTGGCGCTGCAGCTGCGGCTGGCGGACGTGCCGCGCATCGTCGGCGCGTCGGTCGACTTCGCCGGATCGCTGCTGGACGTCCGGCTGCGTCCCGGCGAGGACTTCTCCGAGGACCTGCCGGAGCCCGAGCGCGCCCTCGCGATCGCCGGCGCCGGCGGCTTCGCGCTGCCGGACGGCGACGCGGGCGAGCTCCGGCTGACCTCGGCCGCCCCTCCCCCGGCCGAGGTCGCGCACATCCGCGATCTCGTCGTGGTGCACCCCGGCGCGTCGGCGTCCGCTCGTCGCTGGCCCGCCGAGCGTCATCGCGAGGCGGTGCGGCTGCTGCACGAGCGGGGCTGGCAGGTCGCCGTCACGGGTGGCCCGGACGAGCGCGAGCTCACCGCCTACGTCGCGGGCGACATGGCGCTCGATCTGGGCGGCGACACGTCGCTCTCCGCGCTGGCCGGTCTTCTCGGCCACGCGCGCGTCGTGGTCACCGGGAACACGGGTCCCGCGCATGTGGCCGCCGCCGTGGGCACGCCCGTGGTGAGCCTGTTCTCGCCCGTCGTGCCGGCGGCACGGTGGGCGCCGTACGGCGTGCCGCACGTGCTGCTGGGCGACCAGGAGGCGGCCTGCCGCGGCACCCGCGCCCGCGACTGCCCGGTGGCGGGTCATCCGTGTCTGACGTCGGTGGCAGCGAGCGATGTCGTGGCGGCGTGCGAACGCCTGGCCGGTGCTCCCGCCGACGGCGTGGCGGATCGGCGACGAGCGGCGGAGGTGCCGGCGTGA
- a CDS encoding HAD-IIIA family hydrolase, whose amino-acid sequence MAIDRVFAPRPRAVLFDRDGTLVEDVPYNGDPALVRPMPAAAAAIARARAAGARIGVVSNQSGVARGLITEGQVEAVNARVDELLGPFDVWCWCPHGPDDGCACRKPRPGLVVEACRRLGVDPADAVVIGDIAADMGAARAAGARAVLVPTPVTLREEIEAAGEVAADLDAAVGIALMAPAASATGGSGG is encoded by the coding sequence ATGGCCATCGACCGCGTCTTCGCCCCGCGACCTCGCGCTGTGCTGTTCGACCGCGACGGCACCCTCGTGGAGGACGTGCCCTACAACGGCGACCCGGCGCTCGTGCGGCCGATGCCGGCCGCGGCGGCCGCGATCGCCCGCGCCCGCGCCGCCGGCGCCCGGATCGGCGTCGTGTCGAATCAGTCGGGCGTCGCGCGCGGTCTGATCACCGAGGGCCAGGTCGAGGCCGTGAACGCCCGCGTGGACGAGCTGCTCGGCCCCTTCGACGTGTGGTGCTGGTGCCCGCACGGACCGGACGACGGCTGCGCGTGCCGGAAGCCCCGGCCGGGTCTCGTGGTCGAGGCGTGCCGTCGCCTGGGGGTGGATCCCGCCGACGCTGTCGTGATCGGCGACATCGCGGCCGACATGGGTGCGGCCAGGGCCGCGGGAGCGCGCGCCGTGCTCGTGCCCACGCCCGTGACGCTGCGCGAGGAGATCGAGGCGGCCGGCGAGGTGGCCGCCGACCTCGACGCCGCGGTGGGCATCGCCCTCATGGCACCGGCCGCATCGGCGACCGGCGGGAGCGGCGGATGA
- a CDS encoding glycosyltransferase family 9 protein, with protein sequence MQELGCPDRRPELLALRALKLGDLLVAVPAIRGLRRAFPRHRLVLAVPAWLEPVVDLIDGVDALLPTPGLDDPLPLERGRIDIAVNLHGSGPESRGLVDALGARVSMVHRVEELDGPAGADTHAEQPPPAWRADVHERQRWVRLVGAYGVAADPDEVGLAPAPTAPGLDGPTVLHVGAAYGSRLWPVARFAAVARTLADDGHRVVFTGGPKERERALEVARRAGLDDDAVLAGRLDLGRFAGAIQHARLVISADTGAAHLASAYSTPSVVLFGPAAPEHWGPPAGPHIVLTDARVRRGETFAADPDPALLAVTVDDVLQAAGRVTR encoded by the coding sequence ATGCAGGAGCTGGGCTGCCCCGACAGACGTCCCGAGCTGCTCGCGCTGCGGGCGCTGAAGCTGGGGGACCTGCTCGTCGCGGTGCCGGCGATTCGCGGGCTCCGGCGCGCGTTTCCGCGGCACAGGCTGGTGCTCGCCGTGCCCGCGTGGCTGGAGCCCGTGGTCGACCTGATCGACGGCGTGGACGCGCTGCTGCCCACACCCGGGCTCGACGATCCGCTGCCCCTCGAGCGGGGACGGATCGACATCGCGGTGAACCTGCACGGCAGCGGCCCGGAGAGCCGGGGACTCGTCGACGCCCTCGGCGCCCGCGTGAGCATGGTGCATCGCGTGGAGGAGCTCGACGGACCCGCGGGTGCCGACACGCACGCCGAGCAGCCGCCCCCTGCGTGGCGCGCCGACGTGCACGAGCGGCAGCGCTGGGTGCGGCTCGTGGGGGCGTACGGCGTCGCCGCCGATCCGGACGAGGTGGGCCTGGCCCCGGCACCCACGGCCCCCGGGCTCGACGGTCCGACCGTGCTGCATGTCGGTGCCGCGTACGGGTCCCGGCTGTGGCCCGTCGCGCGCTTCGCGGCCGTGGCCCGGACGCTCGCGGACGACGGGCATCGCGTGGTCTTCACGGGAGGGCCCAAGGAGCGCGAGCGCGCCCTCGAGGTGGCGCGACGCGCCGGACTGGACGACGACGCCGTGCTCGCCGGGCGGCTCGACCTCGGCCGGTTCGCCGGCGCGATTCAGCACGCCCGCCTCGTGATCTCGGCCGACACCGGCGCCGCGCACCTCGCGTCGGCCTACAGCACGCCGTCCGTCGTGCTGTTCGGCCCAGCCGCGCCCGAGCACTGGGGGCCGCCCGCGGGGCCGCACATCGTGCTGACCGACGCGCGCGTGCGCCGGGGCGAGACGTTCGCGGCCGATCCCGATCCCGCGCTGCTCGCGGTCACGGTGGACGACGTGCTGCAGGCCGCAGGCCGCGTGACGCGGTAG
- a CDS encoding glycosyltransferase, giving the protein MRVLVWHVHGGYADAFLRGAHEYLVPRDDERGWHGLAGRDWPQAREVPVEELRETEFDIVVLQRTEEWDAVRELTGREPGRDVAALFLEHNTPKPDATGTVHPLADAGIPIVHVTHFNRLFWDTGRARTLVVEHGVPDPGPLYTGELARAAAVINEPVRRWRVTGTDLLPRLSAAAPLDVFGMGGESLPAALAASAAPGRAPAVEPAGDLPPHRLHAELARRRVYVHPFRWTSLGLALLEAMHLGMPVVALATTEAPAAVPPEAGLVSNDLDRLERAIATYVADPALAAEHGRAARRHALAHHGLPAFLRRWDDVLADVVAHHPRRTGVTTSPHAGRSMR; this is encoded by the coding sequence GTGAGGGTTCTGGTCTGGCACGTGCACGGCGGCTACGCGGACGCCTTCCTGCGCGGCGCGCACGAGTACCTCGTGCCCCGCGACGACGAGCGCGGATGGCACGGGCTCGCCGGTCGGGACTGGCCGCAGGCTCGCGAGGTGCCGGTGGAAGAGCTCCGCGAGACGGAGTTCGACATCGTCGTGCTGCAGCGCACGGAGGAGTGGGACGCCGTCCGCGAGCTCACCGGGCGAGAGCCCGGGCGGGACGTGGCGGCCCTGTTCCTCGAGCACAACACGCCGAAGCCCGATGCGACCGGCACGGTGCATCCGCTCGCCGACGCGGGCATCCCGATCGTGCACGTGACGCACTTCAATCGCCTGTTCTGGGACACCGGCCGCGCGCGGACGCTCGTCGTCGAGCACGGCGTGCCGGATCCCGGTCCCCTCTACACGGGCGAGCTGGCGCGCGCGGCCGCGGTGATCAACGAGCCCGTCCGCCGCTGGCGCGTCACCGGGACCGACCTGCTCCCCCGCCTGTCCGCGGCCGCGCCGCTGGATGTCTTCGGGATGGGCGGGGAGTCGCTGCCCGCCGCGCTCGCGGCGAGCGCGGCCCCGGGCAGGGCGCCCGCGGTGGAGCCCGCGGGGGATCTCCCGCCGCACCGGCTGCATGCCGAGCTCGCCCGCCGCCGGGTCTACGTGCACCCGTTCCGGTGGACGTCGCTCGGTCTCGCCCTGCTGGAGGCCATGCACCTCGGGATGCCCGTCGTCGCGCTCGCCACGACGGAGGCGCCCGCGGCCGTACCGCCCGAGGCGGGGCTCGTCTCGAACGACCTCGACCGGCTCGAGCGGGCGATCGCGACCTACGTCGCCGATCCCGCCCTCGCCGCCGAGCACGGGCGCGCCGCGCGCCGCCACGCGCTCGCGCATCACGGACTGCCGGCGTTCCTGCGCCGCTGGGACGACGTCCTCGCCGACGTCGTCGCGCACCATCCGCGCCGCACGGGCGTCACCACCTCCCCCCATGCCGGAAGGAGCATGCGATGA
- a CDS encoding glycosyltransferase family 9 protein produces MSATRVPVAAMSGCDRFDEVLKIAVLRGGGLGDLLFAMPAMDALAEAYPEAEIVLLGTAMHRELLRDRPGPVTRVELLPPARGVNGPAGEDDPRATGAFMRRMRAEGFDLACQLHGGGRNSNPFLLALGARHTVGTATPDAAPLERTLPYVYYQHEVVRHLETVALAGAPSVGPEPVVAVTPAERRRGRELTGAGPEPLIVIHPGATDPRRRWPAERFEEIAVRCAAEGMRIVLVGAGDDAPLAEGIARRVSRVAGDAVVSLAGRIGLGELAGVLAIADVMVGNDSGPRHLAQAVGTRTASIFWAGNLINAGPLTRARHRVQLSWTTHCPVCGRDATQVGWTAPRCEHDISFVDDVPVAAVYDDVRALLEDEPGRPLMATTAPPRGT; encoded by the coding sequence GTGAGCGCGACGCGGGTGCCGGTGGCGGCGATGTCCGGCTGCGACCGGTTCGACGAGGTGCTGAAGATCGCGGTGCTGCGCGGGGGCGGCCTGGGCGATCTGCTGTTCGCGATGCCGGCCATGGATGCCCTCGCGGAGGCGTATCCCGAGGCGGAGATCGTGCTGCTGGGCACGGCCATGCATCGCGAGCTGCTGCGCGATCGGCCGGGCCCGGTGACGCGCGTCGAGCTGCTGCCGCCAGCGCGCGGCGTGAACGGGCCGGCGGGCGAGGACGACCCGCGCGCGACGGGCGCGTTCATGCGCCGGATGCGCGCCGAGGGGTTCGATCTCGCGTGCCAGCTGCACGGCGGCGGGCGCAACTCCAACCCGTTCCTGCTGGCACTGGGCGCCCGGCACACGGTCGGCACCGCGACGCCCGACGCCGCGCCGCTCGAGCGCACGCTGCCGTACGTCTACTACCAGCACGAGGTGGTGCGTCATCTCGAGACCGTCGCCCTTGCGGGCGCGCCCTCCGTCGGCCCGGAGCCCGTCGTCGCCGTCACGCCCGCCGAGCGGCGGCGCGGCCGGGAGCTGACCGGTGCGGGCCCCGAGCCGCTGATCGTGATCCACCCGGGCGCGACGGATCCGCGTCGCCGCTGGCCCGCCGAGCGGTTCGAGGAGATCGCCGTGCGCTGCGCGGCCGAGGGGATGCGGATCGTCCTCGTGGGGGCCGGCGACGATGCGCCGCTCGCGGAGGGGATCGCGCGGAGGGTCTCCCGCGTCGCCGGCGACGCGGTGGTCTCGCTCGCCGGGCGGATCGGCCTGGGGGAGCTCGCCGGCGTGCTCGCCATCGCGGATGTGATGGTCGGCAACGACAGCGGCCCGCGCCACCTGGCCCAGGCCGTCGGCACGCGCACCGCGAGCATCTTCTGGGCGGGGAATCTGATCAACGCCGGGCCGCTGACCCGCGCCCGTCACCGCGTGCAGCTGTCGTGGACGACGCACTGCCCGGTGTGCGGGCGGGACGCGACCCAGGTCGGCTGGACCGCGCCCCGCTGCGAGCACGACATCTCGTTCGTGGACGACGTGCCCGTCGCCGCCGTCTACGACGACGTCCGGGCGCTGCTCGAGGACGAGCCCGGGCGGCCGCTCATGGCCACGACGGCTCCTCCTCGGGGCACATGA
- a CDS encoding glycosyltransferase, with product MRISMVSEHASPLATLGGVDAGGQNVHVAALSTALAERGHSVTVYTRRDDPHLPERVPLCRGVDVVHVDAGPPAAVPKDDLLPFMPEFGRVLAEHWREDVPDVVHSHFWMSGVAALEAAARLGTARPPVAHTFHALGNVKRRHQGAEDTSPPERETLEPGVGRGADTVIATCSDEAFELIPLGVPSSRIAVVPCGVDTDLFTPDGPADERGARFRIMTVGRLVPRKGVGLTITALARLVAEGRDDIELTVIGGSRGPDAVLEDPDVQRLRAHARRERVEHLVTFRGQVPHAELAAALRSADAVVCAPWYEPFGIVPLEAMATGVPVIAAAVGGLIDTVVHGGTGLHVPPRDPEAIAAAIQTLRDDPDLRADLARAGVARAHGRYSWARVAADTERVYRGLAAAAPVDASDSGIAPLPRRATARRATGGARA from the coding sequence ATGAGGATCTCGATGGTCTCCGAACACGCCAGCCCGCTCGCGACGCTGGGAGGCGTCGACGCCGGCGGGCAGAACGTGCACGTCGCCGCGCTGTCGACGGCACTCGCCGAGCGCGGCCACAGCGTCACGGTCTACACGCGCCGCGACGATCCGCACCTGCCCGAGCGCGTCCCCCTGTGCCGGGGCGTCGACGTGGTCCACGTCGACGCGGGTCCACCCGCCGCGGTCCCCAAGGACGATCTGCTGCCGTTCATGCCCGAGTTCGGCCGCGTGCTCGCCGAGCACTGGCGCGAGGACGTGCCCGACGTCGTGCACAGCCACTTCTGGATGTCGGGCGTCGCGGCCCTCGAGGCCGCCGCGCGCCTCGGCACCGCGCGCCCACCCGTGGCGCACACCTTCCACGCCCTCGGCAACGTCAAGCGTCGCCACCAGGGCGCCGAGGACACGAGCCCGCCCGAGCGCGAGACGCTCGAGCCGGGCGTCGGCCGCGGCGCCGACACCGTGATCGCGACCTGCTCCGACGAGGCGTTCGAGCTGATCCCGCTGGGCGTGCCCTCGAGCCGGATCGCGGTGGTGCCGTGCGGCGTGGACACGGACCTGTTCACGCCCGACGGACCGGCCGACGAGCGCGGTGCGCGCTTCCGGATCATGACCGTGGGACGCCTGGTGCCGCGCAAGGGCGTCGGCCTGACCATCACGGCGCTCGCCCGGCTCGTCGCGGAGGGCCGCGACGACATCGAGCTGACCGTGATCGGCGGCTCCCGCGGGCCGGACGCCGTGCTGGAGGATCCGGACGTGCAGCGCCTGCGCGCTCACGCACGCCGCGAGCGCGTCGAGCACCTCGTCACCTTCCGCGGGCAGGTGCCGCACGCCGAGCTGGCAGCGGCGCTGCGCTCCGCCGACGCGGTCGTGTGCGCCCCCTGGTACGAGCCGTTCGGCATCGTCCCGCTCGAGGCGATGGCGACCGGGGTGCCGGTGATCGCGGCGGCCGTCGGCGGCCTGATCGACACCGTCGTGCACGGCGGCACGGGGCTGCACGTGCCGCCTCGCGACCCGGAGGCGATCGCCGCGGCGATCCAGACGCTGCGAGACGACCCGGATCTGCGGGCGGACCTCGCGCGCGCCGGGGTCGCGCGGGCGCACGGCCGCTACAGCTGGGCCAGGGTCGCGGCGGACACCGAGCGCGTCTATCGGGGGCTCGCCGCCGCGGCGCCGGTGGACGCCTCCGACAGCGGGATCGCTCCGCTGCCGCGCCGGGCGACGGCGCGGCGCGCCACGGGAGGTGCGCGCGCATGA
- a CDS encoding D-sedoheptulose-7-phosphate isomerase codes for MSAIGTARLTRPDDILTATLRGHLEDHTAAMASLHAQLATISTWGAELAARLLRGQRLLAAGNGGSAAEAQHLTAEIVGRFDGERRPFSAIALHADTSSLTAIGNDYGYDDVFARQVHAHARPGDVVVLMSTSGRSPNLVRAAQAAREVGAEAWALTGAGPNPLCEASDAHLALDATAPGAQEAQLVALHLLCRVFDHHVRAHDAVAGSIVRAGAPARPGQREDA; via the coding sequence ATGAGCGCCATCGGAACCGCTCGGCTCACCCGGCCCGACGACATCCTCACCGCCACGCTGCGCGGTCATCTGGAGGACCACACCGCCGCCATGGCGTCGCTGCATGCGCAGCTGGCCACGATCTCGACGTGGGGCGCCGAGCTCGCCGCGCGGCTGCTGCGCGGGCAACGCCTGCTCGCGGCGGGCAACGGCGGCTCGGCCGCCGAGGCGCAGCACCTCACCGCCGAGATCGTCGGACGCTTCGACGGCGAGCGCCGCCCGTTCTCGGCGATCGCGCTGCACGCCGACACATCGAGCCTCACGGCGATCGGAAACGACTACGGGTACGACGACGTGTTCGCCCGCCAGGTGCACGCGCACGCGCGCCCCGGCGACGTCGTCGTGCTGATGTCGACGAGCGGCCGCAGTCCCAACCTCGTGCGCGCGGCGCAGGCGGCACGCGAGGTCGGCGCCGAGGCGTGGGCGCTCACCGGCGCCGGTCCCAATCCGCTGTGTGAGGCGAGCGACGCCCACTTGGCGCTGGATGCCACGGCGCCCGGCGCGCAGGAGGCGCAGCTCGTCGCGCTGCACCTGCTGTGCCGGGTGTTCGACCACCATGTGCGCGCGCACGACGCGGTCGCCGGTTCGATCGTCCGCGCCGGCGCACCGGCACGTCCGGGACAGCGGGAGGACGCATGA
- a CDS encoding sigma-70 family RNA polymerase sigma factor, whose protein sequence is MTPPHRRETSASEQATAVTDPSADALVLEHLELARAVARRFFRRHSSRDEDLVQVAYVGLVKASRRFDPVRGHEFAAFAVPTITGEIKRHLRDSAWFVRPPRRVQELRARISEAGPRLAQTFGREPTASELVDDLGEPMAEVREALACGDHMQPASLDSPVGADRDATMGQMLPAQGDDLDRAESAVVVTAALRALSPRDRRVVMLRFFEDRTQSDIAGELGVTQMQVSRILTRTLAALRDHIQNGPPPARRRVA, encoded by the coding sequence ATGACTCCGCCCCATCGACGCGAGACATCCGCCTCCGAGCAGGCGACCGCCGTTACCGATCCGAGCGCCGACGCGCTCGTGCTCGAGCACCTCGAACTCGCGCGGGCCGTGGCCCGGCGCTTCTTCCGCCGCCACAGCTCGCGAGACGAGGATCTCGTGCAGGTGGCGTACGTCGGGCTGGTGAAGGCCTCACGCCGGTTCGATCCCGTGCGGGGGCACGAGTTCGCCGCGTTCGCCGTGCCGACCATCACCGGCGAGATCAAGCGCCATCTGCGCGACTCGGCCTGGTTCGTCCGCCCACCCCGCCGGGTGCAGGAGCTGCGGGCGCGGATCTCGGAGGCCGGGCCGCGCCTGGCGCAGACCTTCGGCAGGGAGCCCACGGCCTCGGAGCTGGTCGACGACCTGGGCGAGCCCATGGCGGAGGTGCGCGAGGCCCTCGCATGCGGCGACCACATGCAGCCCGCGTCGCTCGACAGCCCGGTCGGCGCCGATCGCGACGCGACAATGGGGCAGATGCTGCCCGCGCAGGGCGACGATCTCGATCGCGCGGAATCCGCCGTCGTGGTCACGGCGGCGCTGCGCGCCCTGTCGCCGCGTGATCGTCGGGTCGTCATGCTGCGCTTCTTCGAGGATCGCACGCAGAGCGACATCGCGGGAGAGCTCGGCGTCACGCAGATGCAGGTGTCCCGCATCCTCACGCGCACCCTCGCCGCGCTGCGCGACCACATCCAGAACGGGCCGCCGCCCGCGCGCCGTCGCGTGGCCTGA